A part of Populus alba chromosome 8, ASM523922v2, whole genome shotgun sequence genomic DNA contains:
- the LOC118061061 gene encoding serine/arginine-rich SC35-like splicing factor SCL28, which translates to MPRNRSRSRSYSPRRRSRTPPRGRKRHDDEDRLRDSRSYRDRRSPAPSGLLIRNLPLDARPEDLRRSFEKFGPLKDIYLPKNYYTGEPRGFGFVKYRHSEDAAEAKQRMDHKTIGGREIRIVFAEENRKTPQEMRRTTHVSDRHGGSSRGRTSPRSPRHRHRSYSRSPSPARHDSRDRGVKDDYRSRRRSRSISHSLSPRDGRDYRADQQSLSPRENGQSPGERDLASGRSRTPRAYNNSPMRSRS; encoded by the exons ATGCCAAGGAACAGAAGCCGGAGCAGAAGCTACAGTCCTCGTCGCCGTAGCCGAACCCCTCCACGTGGCCGAAAGCGACACGACGACGAAGATCGCCTCCGTGACAGCCGTTCTTACCGAGACCGTCGCTCTCCCGCGCCCTCGGGCTTGCTCATTCGCAATCTCCCTCTCGATGCCAG GCCTGAAGATCTTAGGAGGTCATTTGAGAAATTTGGTCCCTTGAAAGATATTTATCTGCCCAAGAATTACTACACTGG GGAACCAAGAGGGTTTGGATTTGTGAAGTATCGCCATTCTGAAGATGCAGCTGAGGCAAAGCAACGGATGGACCACAAAACTATTGGTGGACGTGAGATAAGAATTGTTTTTGCTGAAGAGAACAGAAAAACACCTCAAGAAATGCGTAGGACCACTCACGTAAG TGATCGACATGGAGGCAGCTCCAGAGGGAGAACATCACCAAGGTCCCCAAGACATCGCCATCGTT caTACTCGCGCTCACCTTCACCGGCTAGGCATGATTCAAG GGATCGTGGTGTGAAGGATGATTATCGCTCCCGACGGAGATCAAGATCCATTTCACACTCTCTTTCTCCACGAGATGGGAGAGACTATCGGGCAGACCAGCAGTCACTGAGTCCAAGGGAGAATGGTCAAAGCCCCGGGGAGAGGGACCTTGCATCTGGCAGATCAAGGACTCCAAGGGCCTACAATAATAGTCCAATGAGGTCTCGTTCGTGA